The Carassius gibelio isolate Cgi1373 ecotype wild population from Czech Republic chromosome A19, carGib1.2-hapl.c, whole genome shotgun sequence genome segment aaaactaagcatgGCATccattattgttaaaaatattaatttaatcaattattattatttttttaaaatatttttttataaatagattttatttaaagtgtTGTGATATTCAGTACAACAGCATAATAGTGATtgctatattattttttaaacaacatatttaatacaatttctCAATTAatgtaaatagcattttaaacacTGACCATATATTGTTCCATATATTGGctattttatttataagaaatGAAGTTGTTATAAGAAACATCAGCACTTGTAGAAAACTGCTTAGCCAATCAAATTAAAGGACtggtatattattttatttaacagataaataaataaaaatttagccAATTATCAAATTTGCCAATTTCAACATTTTCTGAGCATTTTAATTCTAAACTAAAGGAAACTCAACAGACTGAAAAGATTaagctgattattattttttagatgttATTCGACTTAAAATAACTTACTTCTGTCATAATGTGCCTTTCCATGTGCACAGACATTGACATACTACTATTTCTTCTATAATGTacaatgtaatgtaaaattgATATTATAAAATCTCTTACAGCTATCATATGAGTGTGTTTGACTCTGacacaaaatgtatttgtgttgcaTAACGGCCTTTTGACGTCAGAGGCAGGTGTTTGAACAAAGGCAGTGCTGAGGACTTGGCCTCACTGTTATTTTCTTAATGAAGGCTTAACTAAGGTTTTGAGTGACAGGCGCAGGGTGGGGGGAAGGGGAAGCTATTCACGCCACCAGCACGTGGAGGAAAGACAACGTCACACGCTCACAAAAACGAATGTTGAATTCTCACTTGTGTCTGGATGgctatttatattgtaaaataaaagatCTCGTACTATCTGGCCCATGCTTGCTTTAGTACACTACTTTGTTGTTTAGTAACACCGATTGAAATCCGTTGCCGGTTTATATCATTGAAGGAAAGACAGTCAGGGTTGAtggtataatttaaaatgatctcTAAATGATTGATCCTGTTTGATGAGTTCTGTTTTGCTCTCCTTTCTCATCTGGATCTCTCTGTAGTGCAAGTATGATTTCTGCTGGATTTGTCTTGAGGAATGGAAGAAACACAGCTCCTCTACTGGAGGATACTATCGCTGCACGCGCTATGAGGTCATCCAACAGGTGGAGGAACAGTCCAAGGAGATGACTGTGGAGGTACTTGTTACACACACAACAGCCATTCAAGGAATGTATTGACTTGGAGCTTTTGTGACTTGTTTTGTTGACTTCTTTGAATGTTGCTAGTGTATAAAGCATTTACTTTCCAGGCTCATATTTCTCATGAGTAAAAAGTAACAAAACCGGTTCTGCGGTTTCTTTTGATCTGAGTTTATATGTGGTTATGAGCTTGAATTTCCATCAGGAAGTCTCTCctgcttttatgtttgtgtcctcGCAGGCAGAAAAAAAGCACAAGAGTTTTCAGGAACTTGACTGTTTTATGCATTATTACACACGATACAAGAATCACGAACACAGTTACCAGGTAGAAATATGTaatgaaatgtcttttaaaacatTCCAGTTCACTGTTTGTTGACAATCATTCATCAAAGACACTTCTTTTAAATTAGTTAGAAGAACGACTCTTGAAAACAGCCAAAGAAAAGATGGAACAACTGAGCAAAGCTTTCATTGGAAGTGAGTAGAACATATTTTACATGCACTATACGTGCCTTTGGTTTTAAGTGTGATGTAGTATGTTCTTATAAACAGGTGTGTGGTGTATTTTGAATAGTAGGcctaaatatgtaaaaatgtcaatgTATCCGTTTCTTCAAGGGGAAGGAGCCCCACCTGACACCACCTTCATTGAGGATGGTGTGCATGAACTTCTCAAGACCCGACGCATCCTTAAGTGCTCTTATCCATATAGTTTCTTCTTGGAGCCCAAAAgcacaaagaaagaaatatttgaaCTTATGCAGGTACTGAGATTGACGTCTGTTCACCACTTAAGAGAAGCAATGATTTGTTTCTGTTGAACCTTCCCCTGCACAACATGCTGTTGTGTTTCGTCTTTCTCCAACATGTGCAGACTGATTTAGAGATGGTCACCGAAGACCTTGCTCAGAAGGTGAACAGGCCTTACCTCCGCACCCCTCGCCATAAGATCATCAGTGCCACGTATCTGGTGCAGCAGAAGAGACGGGAGTTCTTGGCCTCTGTGGCTCGAGGTGTTGCTCCAAACGATTCTCCCGAGGCTCTCCGCCGCaggttaatattttttgtaagctCTATTGTTAAATGTTTGAAAGCAAAGACATTAAGACAGCCATTCTGTTTTGTaaagtaaatgtattatatagtacattaattttattatattactatagtaatggttttatttatttatttgttttattctgtgttaaaaaaaattaaactttgtattattagtattattattattgtatggtCATATTGCATCTTTGTCACCTTTTTCACCCCTGATGATTTTACATCCCTGGCCATGTTTTTACAATAGCAGTACCATAGCATGGTATTCTTTCAGGTTTTTTACTTTAAAGAGCACTGTGatagtattataatattattatattaatatggtTAATGTCTACAAAAACATGATATTACCTTGGCACCATTTTCCAAAAtatgcaaacagaaataaaaccgTACAGGCACAGTACTACTTTTCCTCTTTTGCAGTTTTGCTGGTGGCACTTGGGACTGGGAGTATCTGGGATTTGCCTCTCCTGAGGTATTACTGCATCACTGTTTACAGTGTTTGCTGATTTAACTAACCCCTGTTATTTCAAACCTCACACAGGCAGCCAGATTTGTAGCTCACAAAACTGTTAATGAACTGTCCTTGTAAAGATGTAAGAGAGTTGTGTGTTACTGTAAAGTACTAGCAGTCACTGAATCTCGTTCTGTGTCCAAAGATGGTGAGGAATCACCCAGTACGGGGGTCAAATGCACAGCGTGAGAGCAATTACAATCCAGGAGGCCAGCCGCAGGTACTGCTGAAGACAAAATTTGGTCCAGCATTCATTTCATAGTCATTCATATGTCCtctgacattatatatattatgctgTTAAAGTAAATGCAGTCCGGTGTTAAGGCTGGTCATCTCCTGGAATATTCCAGATAAAGGACTATGCCGTTACTCGACTCAAATTCTTAAATAAATCAGAATTCCTGTCCTGTGGTCAACTTCACCGTTCTTGAAATGTGGACACTGTTGTAGGTTGCTTTGTCATGCATCCAGTTTGCCTGTGTGAATGATCTGCATTCAGTCTTTCTAACAACTTCAAGactaatataatgttttttttttattattttaatgtataaatacAGTGGCCTCAAAAAGGATTTGGACACTCTATCAcacttaaaaagtaaaaattgcatTGCAATGGATAATTACATATTAGATATACTAACATCATCTTTCTAAACTGTTGTGAATTCATACAAGTGTCCTTGCAGAATAACTTCCGGTGTAGTTAATTGTATCAACCATAAGCATGCTCtactacattttcattaaaaccatGTTTTAGTGAACAATAAAACGATGGTTCGACATTTTGTAGTATAATtccaagaaatacatttttaaatgtgacatAAATGTGTCCATATatgttgtaatttattttaatccatATTAGTAGTAGATTAGAGACACAAGCCACAGTTCTCAAATAGGCATTTTATTCATTGCTTGTAATATTAAAGCTAATCAGTATCCCTGTGAGAGTCTGtccatttttttaatgatctgtcCATTATTTAATTACTGCTCCCTGACAAGAGACCATGGATTATTGTAATTAAACTGAGGGTGATGGTTCCTGCAGGAATACTCCGAGTTCCAGTACAGACGGAGACACCGGCAGCGGCGTAGAGGAGACCTACTCCGACTGCACAGCCTCCGCAGTAACACCCCTGAACCACATGACTCTAGTGACAACACTTCAGGTACAGCTCCTGACACCGATAATGACCCCACATAGAAATAACTAAAAGAGATGCTTTATGTCAGTGTTACTACGTTTActtagaaatgtatgtatgtccAATTTGTGTCTACAGAAACACATGAGGGAGGCATTACACAAAGACATGGGATCTCCACGGTGAATATACGGTTTATAGATTTTCTAACATGTGATGCTTTCATTTTTGCACAATTATTTGTTTCgatttaaacatattttcattTGTCAAATTCACTATAAAATGGCATCTAAATTtagcaaaattaaacaaaatagttCATGCATTTCCATAAACCAGAAGACATTTTATATGCCATTTTAAACATGAACCAACATTTAAAAGCATACATTGCCATTGAAAAATTAGGGGTTGGTaggattattttaatgtttttgaaagaagtttccaATGCTCACCATAAGATGATTATTACTTACTTCGGTctctagtgtcacatgatccttcagaaatcattctgacatgctgaaacatttcttatcaatgtttaaaacactcCCTAATaattttatggaaactgtgatgtatttatttcagaattatttgataaattgaaggttaaaaagcagcatttatttgcaatggTAATATTAGGCCACATTATTAATGTCTTAATTTCGCTTTTTAATGCATCGTTGCTGAATACAAGTAATAATTgattaaaacaaaccaacaaaaacttactgaccccacacATTTGAACGATGGTGTAGTTCCTTCACTCTAAAATGAGTCAATGAGAATGTATTGAGAATTTGAACCCTTTTTTATCTCCTCAGGCACTTGGGTCTCTGGATGAGGATGACCCCAATATTTTGTTGGCTATTCAGCTGTCCCTACAGGAGTCCAGGCTGGCCTTGGACCCCGAGCCTCAGGATGTGCTCAGTAACGATTCTTCTGTAGGTGCCAGTGGTTCCTCTCTGCCCTCTAGACTGGATTCTGCCCCCCATACTGGGGATCACCCCCGAGCTTCCATGAGCAGCTCTGAGCTTCTAGAGCTGGGAGACAGCCTTATGAGACTGGGCAACATTACCAGCCACTATACACCCTTTAACATGAATTCCTACCCCGATGCCTTGGGTAACGCCTTCACCCCTAGTGACCCAGACTGCCTGGACCCTTCCACCAATGCCAACCTGCTTGGCAACATTATGGCCTGGTTCCATGACATGAATCCACAGAGCATTGCACTGATTCCCTCAGCCACCTCAGATGCCAGTCCTGAGCCTCCCATTTTTGGAGAGGGACAACCTGCCAAAGCCCAGGATGAGGAGAATGAGATGGGGAGTCCTGAGCAGGGTTCCCTATCGCTACTGAAAGAGAGGAGCGCAGACATGATGGCATCGCAACTTTTGGAGCTGGAATGTGTTGATGCACAGCCTCCTAAAGCAGAGCCAGACTTGGAGGGTATGGGCAGCAGTGTAGATCTCACTAACACGGTTCGTCCTGAGAGCAGTACTGATCAGGATCCGCAGGTAACTGACCTCTCTTTAGAGTGGGAGGAAGAAGTGCACCTCGTGTGAGGAAAAAGTCCAATTATTGTTTACCAACTGAGTGCTCTTATTGTgccaaaacactaaataaaatcaaaactgcacgttcagaaatggagaagagtGAAAAAGGTGCAGTGGGGTCAGATGGGTCTCGTCTCGGTTGTGTGTTGCACAGCGTCTGGTGGAAGAAACAAGAAAACGTGGTCAGATTTAAGTTGATGAGAGTAGAGTGCGTCTCATTCACTAactgtattttgtgtttgtttttgaacGGAAATCCAAATTCATTCATATCTTAGCACTTGGATTTTCTTTTTCAACATTTTAGCATAACATTTAGAAACAACTAAGAATCAGTCCTGGTGGCCTTAGAAACACAAAATGGTTTAAGCCGAAAGGTTTTACATGTAATTGGACATTTGAACAACTAAGAGACCCCAaaaatttagcattaaaaaatgaaaagcatTAAAGATCTGGAATCGGTTCTACATAAAAatattgtgattttatatttaaaaagccATTGAATGGTGAAGGTTAGGATGGTAATTGCTCATTTTAGCTTATGTCGAATAATCTGGATTTATTAACATTAGAAAGACGGTGAGATCAAATTTATGTGCATACCTGTTGTGAGTAATCAGGTGGAAATCTTGTGtaacaacctttttttgtgcacatGAGAACACTGTTATGAGTGACTGTGGTGATGTATTAAAGTCACAATGAAATGGAAGTAGCGACAGGTGTTTTCTTCCATATCGCGGTGTCcatctgaaagaaaaacaaaatattaggtTGGGCCTTGGTTATATCCATTGTTGTGTTGATCGGATGGAAGCACTTCTGAATATGAGCTTGCAATCGATTGCAAGCGTGCTAAATGATTGGAGAAATAAACATAATTCATCATAGAGAAGTCTGTCATTTTCACTGGAAGATCCAGTTATGAGATGTCGATTACGATTTCCAAGGTGTTTGTTTCAAACCATTCGATGGCACTTTGGCCATCTCTAGAAATCTTGCTGCGGGTGGGTGCCATAAGAGAAAGCTCCATCTGTATAAGATTGGAaattcattctttcttttaagttcaaatgaacagaaaTTAAATGGATGAATATTTGACTTGACAGTTATatttttctgaaaagaaaaagaatgttTATGTTCAGGAGAAGATACATGAAACCATCAACGTTTCTTGGCTCTTGCAGTTATTGTGAAAAATTGTGAGATAAGATTCAAGATAAAAACTTCATGCCTTTCATGAGTTCTTTGCCTTATTTTGCTTTTCAGTTTTGCAGCTCTCCTATTTAGCCATGccaatttgttaatttatttaaaaaactaatgtTCCTTTCATTTAATGCAAAAGCAGAGTACACAGTACACATTTCATTGTTATTAATGAGGAGTCAAAATGTTACAGTTTGCAGAAGACCTTGTTCTTTGCCAAAAGGATGTATATTTACACTcctgaaaatattgacatttattacCTTATCTAATGTGACTCCTACACAATACCTCTGATTATTCCGTGTTGTGGATTTCATTTGGGCTCATGGCTAACGCATACATGCACAAAGACTTTGTTTGTGTGTCGACATTAAGTCATATACATAGAAAGTTATTCTCATATATGGCATATGTGGCCAAACTGACACGTATTAAAcctttaatgaaattaaaacttTGCAGAATGCCAATCACATCCCTCTCTGATTAGACATACTGTGCAGTAATGGAGAAGGTTTTCAAGGAATATTGCAGGTTAAATACAACTTAAGATTTATAGACCGCATGTGTGACATGCTATCGGTTACTGCATCATCTCTTTAGTTTGTACAAAAaagcaatgcatttaaaatgtaagtcTTAACACTGTCGATACTAAATCTTAAAGTGTATTTAAACCAGGATATTAATCTAACAGTCATAGGTATTTGATTTCTATTTCTGATACATCATTTTTGGAAAGTCTTAGATGTGGGGAagagattgtttttttgtttttttttcgttcTTTTTTCATTAATTCTACTGTGCTCATCAGTGTGCCTTTTTGTACTTTCTTATTTATATACGTTACCTAATTATGTTCGTGCTTGCTGTGGCAATCAAATGCAATTAACCTTACGTACTCATGaactgctaaaaattcagtttcTACATTCACTTGCTTAAAATTATGTTTCTTTATTCAGACTGGATAGTTTTTGGTTCATGTTGACAGCAGCCTCATGTTTTGTATTACACTGAACAGGTTGCCATGTTTTGATTGTTTCTATTACAACATTACAGTTAGAAAGGTCTATGGCTCTAGAAAGATGTCTAGAAATGTGTGATATAAGGAGAAAGAAAGAATAGATGATGTAAAGTTAGTGATTACAGTAGGTGTATTtagttcatgtattttttttttatttacattttttctcagAAAATTTTACATTGAAAGTGGTGGTCAATTTGTTCATTTTTGACCTTCGAATAAATCCTATTGTGTAGTCATGAGCAGGTTTTACAACCCTTTTTTTggaaacattaatgtttttaatgtcattaGCACTTAGACTATACTTGATACATTCCCAGTTTTATGATGTGTAGCCAATAAACAGAAAGTGTTGGAAAAGGTTTGCTCGGATTAAAAGTTTAAAGtgcattactgtgttttttttgttttttgttttttttgtggttcatgaaaaaaatctaatgaaataTACAGTACTTGCTTTATCAAAATTTAATGACATTAAACAGTGGCCTCCagtgattttttaattattattattttttttacaacagagTAAGGTGAGGTAAGAACGATTATCCATTGTTTTCGAATTTGAGATCATATTTCTTTTAAATGGACAattattttagtcatttattAGCTGTGATAGCATTCTTACAGaaacctaaaaaacaaacaattgatCATATCTGCATGATAACAACTACGTTAACCTGAACAAAACTTTCATCTGAACCCCTCTGTTTGGTCAGTGCAttaataagctcaacagaatcccGTGTGATTGGTTTTAATGCACAGCGCTGTAAGAACGCGTCTGTCTCTGTCTCAGCGCCAGCCAGCACCGTATAATAACGGAGATTCGTTCTGGCAGCTCTAAATTGCTGCGCTGACTCTTGTCGTCTGTTGGTGTGTTAGGAGTAAAAAGATGGAAAGATACTTTTGTGACTTTCTGCCGATATTGATGACAAATACTGAATTCACTTGCAGCATTCAGTGTTCACAATGGCACTGTTCAGCAGTGTATTTAGACAGCATTTTGCTCACTTTTTGCACAGAAGGGATACACCAGCAGTGTGCAGCACAAGAATGGGCTTAAAAAGAAGAGATGTAAAAAGAAAGGTGAAGAATGAGAGAAATAAATGAGGGAGGAAGTCACAGAAACAAGGCTGAAAAAGTGAGAGAGACACTCAGCCTTGAAAAGATGAAGGAGAGAGGACATGTGCATCAGAAAAAAAGAGAGTCTGCCAAATTCAGAAAGATGCAGAGTCTAGAAAAATTGGTGGAGGAAGTGAGCATAGAGAGGctggagaaaagaaaaagatgatgAGAAAACTGAAAGAACAAATGGCCACTGAGCCAACTCCACTTCTTGTGGAGGTCAAACCTCCAGTGTGATCTTCCTTCTTGAAGCCAATAGAGGGAGAACTTCCAATGCTTCAGAGTGTCTCTGAACACCTCACTTTACCAGCCACTCGCTTCAAGCCCCTGCCGCCAGTAACCAAACCGCCCATGTCCACAAAAGTCAGCTCCTGCACCTGAGGAAGAGTCTCAGCCATGTTCTCCTCTTCAAGTGGATCCTTCCTAACCGTTGGCTGTTCCTCCACGTCCCACTCCAGCACCCGATGAACTCTTTTCTCTCCGACCCTCCCAAACTGGTGGTTCCTCTGAGCCTCACTCCTTCACCGGATGAAGTTGTTGATCTGCACTGTTCTCCAAAAAGTGCCACTTGTTCTGTTCACATAGGTAGAGTATAAGACCAAAAAATGGAGGTGAAGAAAATACGGAAGGAGAAGGAGCAAAGAGAAAAGGTTGCTGCTAAACTACAGGAATGATCCAAAACTGAATCATAACAAGCACAACTGCAACTACTGCTCTTCTGAATAAAGATCAGGGTCTCCAACAAGCCTGCTACACCTTTAACTTACTACACATTTCTGTgtgcaaataaaactaaaagctGAAAAGATGTTAATGTTTAAACGTTTTATATGATAACAAACTGAattctgaacttttttttcttttcttttcttttttttttttttacttttcatgtgATTTGGTAAGAGGTAAGTTCACTTGTAAATTATACTTTCTATGATGTGGAATTAGTGGCTCAAATTTTTGTCTTGATTTGTAGGTCAAGCAGACTTCAAAGGAAGCACGTGCATGTAAGATGTTTGATTCTTAATATATCCAGTACAGCACTTGCACCTTTCTTCCCTTGCAGTTTATTTTTTCAGAGCATTTCTTTCCTTAGATTAACAGGTACAGAGTAAAAAATAGCAGTTGCATTTTTAATCTAATGTCGTCTAATTGTTTCACTGTTACATATTTCATCTGCTCTGATCTCCCTGCACGTACTGGGAAGTGAGGCTTCTATCTTATAGTTGAAAAGTTATTGTGATTATTATCTTGATCAGTAACCAGTGTGATaacactagagagagagagagagagagagaataaaatagATCTCCTTTCTATTTCGTGACGTTGTATCTCAAGACATCAATCAAATAGCAACTACATTGTAGCGCCATCTTGGTGATGAAAAGCATTGTGACTGTTATTTTGTATAACGAAATGCAGTAtagttaacatttttaaaaacatattttttttttgcatttaggagtctcaaaactaaaaaatatatttggtcTGAAAAGATTGTTGTGTTTAATTGGAAACATTCGATCATTCTAAAGAGCCTGCTGAAAATTGCAAGATTTAAGATTTAAGAATATCTCTGAAGAGGAGAaattatagataaataaataaaccgaaAATGTAGTTTTAGGAATATGGATAAGAATTATCATGCATATTTGACCAGGCTGTTGAATATATAAAGTGGGTTGGGTTAAACTGAAGAAGGTGCAAATGGTCAAAGGGAGAGGAGGTCGAGTTGCTTCCTCCACAGCGAGCGAGTGCAAATTCTCACTTCTTTCAGTCTCCGGCAGGGACGTCCTTAGGCCTATTTTAAGGGGGCTGAAGCCACCCCGAAATGTTCCTAAGCCCACCTAAATG includes the following:
- the LOC127935233 gene encoding ankyrin repeat and IBR domain-containing protein 1 isoform X1, producing MGNTATKFRKALISGDEGLACQLYENNPQFKEALEPNTSYGEPYQHNTPLHYASRHAMTRLIRSFLFSKDGNPNKCNVHNETALHLLCMGPQILLGEGALQPRISRPQEDEQKRAECLQMILLWTGAKLDQGEYERANVNATDNKKSTCLHYAAAAGMKNCVELLVKNNADLFVENEDRETPCDCAEKQHHKELALSLESQMVFSQDAGAQEIEAEYAALDRREPYEGLKLQDLRRLKDMLIVETADMLQAPLFTAEALLRAHDWDREKLLEDWMSNAEDCCQRSGVQMPTPPPSGYNAWDTLPSPRTPRTTRSSVTSPDEISLSPTDGLALCGICMCTISVFEDPVDMSCGHEFCRACWEGFLNLKIQDGEAHNIFCPAYECFQLVPVEVIESVVSREMDKRYLQFDIKAFVDNNPAIRWCPVARCERAVRLSRPGPGASDSLSFPLLKAPAVDCGKGHLFCWECLGDAHEPCECETWKMWLQKVSEMKPEELAGVSVAYEDAANCLWLLTNSKPCANCKSPIQKNEGCNHMQCAKCKYDFCWICLEEWKKHSSSTGGYYRCTRYEVIQQVEEQSKEMTVEAEKKHKSFQELDCFMHYYTRYKNHEHSYQLEERLLKTAKEKMEQLSKAFIGREGAPPDTTFIEDGVHELLKTRRILKCSYPYSFFLEPKSTKKEIFELMQTDLEMVTEDLAQKVNRPYLRTPRHKIISATYLVQQKRREFLASVARGVAPNDSPEALRRSFAGGTWDWEYLGFASPEMVRNHPVRGSNAQRESNYNPGGQPQEYSEFQYRRRHRQRRRGDLLRLHSLRSNTPEPHDSSDNTSETHEGGITQRHGISTALGSLDEDDPNILLAIQLSLQESRLALDPEPQDVLSNDSSVGASGSSLPSRLDSAPHTGDHPRASMSSSELLELGDSLMRLGNITSHYTPFNMNSYPDALGNAFTPSDPDCLDPSTNANLLGNIMAWFHDMNPQSIALIPSATSDASPEPPIFGEGQPAKAQDEENEMGSPEQGSLSLLKERSADMMASQLLELECVDAQPPKAEPDLEGMGSSVDLTNTVRPESSTDQDPQVTDLSLEWEEEVHLV